A single genomic interval of Devosia oryziradicis harbors:
- the metH gene encoding methionine synthase codes for MTLPQQPPHIPDWNEVRASLTQAARERILILDGAMGTMIQRLKLEEENFRGERFKDWKLPLKGNNDLLILTEPQRIEDIHLEYYLAGADIVETNTFSATSVAQADYACEEAVYDLNYQGVLVARRAARRAEAIDGRRRYVAGALGPTNKTSSMSTDVNSPGHRAISFDELVAAYDEALRGLIDAGADLLLFETITDTLNTKAGIFAAQRIFEARGIDVPIMISGTITDLSGRTLSGQTPTAFWYSVRHANPLTIGLNCALGANAMRAHLAELSDVADTFICAYPNAGLPNAFGQYDETPEFMAEQIEGFAASGYVNIVGGCCGSTPDHIRAIAQAVSKHKPRVVPEAEKLLRLSGLEPFTLTPEIPFVNVGERTNVTGSARFRKLITAGDYTAALDVARDQVANGAQVIDINMDEGLIDSKQVMIDFLNLLAAEPDIAKVPLMIDSSKWDVIEAGLKCVQGKALVNSISMKEGEEQFLHYARLVRAYGAAVVVMAFDEQGQADTLERKVEICTRAYKLLTEEVGFPPEDIVFDPNVFAVATGIEEHNGYGVAFIEATKVITDTLPHVHISGGISNLSFSFRGNEPVREAMHAVFLYHAIRNGMDMGIVNAGQLAVYESIDPELRDACEDVILNRNPDATDRLLALAERYRGTAGKEAAAKDMSWREGTVEERISYALVNGITEFIDADTEEARQKLPRPLHVIEGPLMAGMSVVGDLFGSGKMFLPQVVKSARVMKQAVAHLLPYMEAEKLANGGAEGERQSAGKVLMATVKGDVHDIGKNIVGVVLSCNNYEIIDLGVMVPTAKILQTAKELDVDIIGLSGLITPSLDEMVHVAAEMEREGFDIPLLIGGATTSRVHTAVKIHPRYSAGQAVHVNDASRAVGVVGSLLSKDTKVSFIEDIRAEYAKAAAAHERAESEKQRVPLEKARANAFKPDWSAYTPPKPSFLGTKVFEDFDLGTLARYIDWTPFFQTWELKGRYPAILEDERQGEAARQLFDDAQTMLKKIIEEKWFKPRAVVGFWPANAEGDDIRLYKDEGRNEELATLFTLRQQLGKRDGKPNMALADFVAPSGTPDYVGGFVVTAGIEEVAIAERFERANDDYSSILVKALADRFAEAFAEAMHEKVRKELWGYGADETFTAEELIAETYRGIRPAPGYPAQPDHTEKTTLFRLLDAEKNAGVTLTESYAMWPGSSVSGLYFSHPEAYYFGVAKVERDQVVDYAERKNMPVAEVERWLGPILNYIPGPAIVAAE; via the coding sequence ATGACCCTTCCCCAGCAGCCGCCCCATATCCCCGACTGGAACGAGGTCCGCGCTTCGCTGACCCAGGCGGCGCGCGAGCGCATCCTGATCCTGGACGGCGCCATGGGCACGATGATCCAGCGGCTCAAGCTGGAGGAAGAGAACTTCCGCGGCGAGCGGTTCAAGGACTGGAAATTGCCGCTCAAGGGCAATAACGACCTGCTGATCCTGACCGAGCCCCAGCGCATCGAGGACATTCACCTCGAATACTACCTGGCTGGCGCCGACATCGTCGAAACCAATACCTTTTCCGCGACCTCGGTGGCGCAGGCCGACTATGCCTGCGAAGAAGCGGTCTACGACCTGAACTACCAAGGGGTCCTCGTCGCCCGCCGGGCTGCCCGACGGGCCGAGGCAATCGACGGCAGGCGCCGCTACGTTGCCGGCGCCCTGGGACCGACCAACAAGACGTCGTCAATGTCCACTGACGTCAACAGCCCCGGACACCGCGCAATCAGCTTCGATGAACTGGTGGCAGCCTATGACGAGGCCCTGCGCGGGCTGATCGACGCCGGCGCCGACCTGTTGCTGTTCGAAACCATCACGGACACGCTCAACACCAAGGCCGGCATTTTCGCGGCGCAGCGGATTTTCGAAGCGCGGGGCATAGATGTCCCGATCATGATATCGGGCACGATCACCGACCTTTCCGGCCGCACGCTGTCGGGCCAGACGCCCACTGCATTCTGGTATTCGGTGCGCCACGCCAATCCCCTGACCATCGGGCTCAACTGCGCGCTTGGTGCCAATGCCATGCGCGCGCATTTGGCCGAGCTGTCCGATGTCGCCGACACCTTCATCTGCGCCTATCCCAATGCCGGCCTGCCCAATGCCTTCGGCCAGTATGACGAGACGCCCGAATTCATGGCCGAGCAGATCGAGGGCTTTGCCGCCTCGGGCTATGTCAACATCGTCGGCGGCTGCTGCGGCTCGACGCCGGACCATATCCGCGCCATTGCCCAGGCGGTGAGCAAGCACAAGCCGCGCGTGGTGCCGGAAGCCGAGAAACTGCTGCGCCTGTCGGGCCTGGAGCCGTTCACGCTGACGCCGGAAATTCCGTTCGTGAATGTGGGCGAGCGCACCAATGTCACCGGCTCCGCCCGCTTCCGCAAGCTGATCACGGCGGGCGACTACACGGCTGCGCTTGACGTGGCGCGCGACCAGGTGGCCAATGGCGCCCAGGTCATCGACATCAACATGGACGAGGGCCTGATCGACAGCAAGCAGGTGATGATCGACTTCCTCAACCTGCTGGCGGCCGAGCCCGACATTGCCAAGGTGCCGCTGATGATCGACTCGTCCAAGTGGGACGTGATCGAGGCCGGACTCAAATGCGTGCAAGGCAAGGCGCTGGTCAATTCCATCTCGATGAAGGAAGGCGAAGAGCAGTTCCTGCATTATGCCCGCCTGGTGCGCGCCTATGGCGCGGCCGTGGTGGTGATGGCGTTCGACGAACAGGGCCAGGCCGATACGCTGGAGCGCAAGGTCGAGATCTGCACGCGGGCCTACAAGCTGCTCACCGAGGAAGTCGGCTTCCCGCCCGAGGATATCGTCTTCGATCCCAACGTGTTCGCGGTGGCGACCGGCATCGAGGAGCACAATGGCTATGGCGTTGCCTTTATCGAGGCGACCAAGGTCATCACCGACACCCTGCCCCATGTGCATATTTCGGGTGGTATTTCGAACCTCAGCTTCTCGTTCCGCGGCAACGAGCCGGTGCGCGAGGCCATGCATGCCGTGTTCCTGTACCACGCCATCCGGAACGGCATGGACATGGGCATCGTCAATGCCGGGCAGTTGGCCGTCTATGAGAGCATCGACCCCGAACTGCGCGATGCCTGCGAGGACGTAATCCTCAACCGTAACCCGGACGCTACCGATCGCCTGCTGGCGCTGGCCGAACGCTATCGCGGTACCGCCGGCAAGGAAGCCGCCGCCAAGGATATGAGCTGGCGCGAGGGGACGGTCGAGGAGCGCATCTCCTATGCCCTGGTCAACGGCATAACCGAATTCATCGACGCCGATACCGAGGAAGCCCGGCAGAAGCTGCCGCGGCCGCTGCATGTCATCGAAGGTCCGCTGATGGCGGGGATGAGCGTGGTGGGCGACCTGTTCGGCTCGGGCAAGATGTTCCTGCCGCAGGTGGTCAAATCCGCCCGCGTGATGAAGCAGGCCGTGGCGCATCTGCTGCCCTACATGGAAGCCGAAAAGCTTGCCAATGGCGGAGCGGAGGGCGAACGCCAGAGCGCTGGCAAGGTGCTTATGGCGACCGTCAAGGGCGACGTGCACGATATCGGCAAGAACATCGTCGGCGTCGTGCTCAGCTGCAACAACTACGAGATCATCGACCTCGGCGTCATGGTGCCGACCGCCAAGATCCTGCAGACGGCCAAGGAGCTTGATGTCGACATCATCGGACTTTCTGGCCTCATCACCCCGTCGCTGGACGAGATGGTGCATGTGGCTGCCGAGATGGAGCGTGAAGGGTTCGACATTCCGCTGCTGATCGGCGGGGCAACGACAAGCCGCGTGCATACGGCGGTCAAGATCCATCCCCGCTACAGTGCCGGACAGGCCGTGCATGTGAATGACGCGAGCCGCGCCGTCGGTGTCGTGGGCAGCCTCCTGTCGAAGGACACCAAGGTCAGCTTCATCGAGGATATCCGCGCCGAATACGCCAAGGCCGCGGCGGCGCATGAGCGGGCGGAGAGCGAGAAGCAAAGGGTGCCGCTGGAGAAAGCGCGTGCCAACGCCTTCAAGCCGGACTGGAGCGCATATACGCCCCCCAAGCCGAGCTTCCTGGGCACGAAGGTATTCGAGGATTTCGATCTCGGGACGCTGGCGCGCTACATCGACTGGACGCCGTTCTTCCAGACCTGGGAGCTCAAGGGCCGTTATCCGGCAATTCTCGAGGATGAGCGCCAAGGCGAGGCAGCACGCCAGCTGTTCGATGACGCCCAGACCATGCTCAAAAAGATCATCGAGGAGAAGTGGTTCAAGCCCCGCGCCGTGGTCGGCTTCTGGCCGGCCAATGCTGAGGGCGACGACATCCGCCTCTACAAGGACGAAGGCCGCAACGAGGAGCTGGCAACGCTGTTCACCCTTCGCCAGCAGTTGGGCAAGCGCGACGGCAAGCCCAATATGGCGCTAGCCGATTTCGTCGCGCCATCTGGTACGCCGGATTATGTGGGTGGCTTCGTAGTCACCGCCGGGATCGAGGAAGTGGCGATCGCCGAACGCTTCGAGCGGGCCAATGACGACTATTCCTCCATCCTGGTCAAGGCTTTGGCCGACCGCTTTGCCGAGGCCTTTGCCGAAGCCATGCACGAAAAGGTGCGCAAGGAACTCTGGGGCTATGGCGCGGACGAGACGTTCACCGCCGAGGAGCTGATTGCCGAAACCTATCGTGGCATTCGCCCCGCGCCTGGGTACCCGGCGCAACCCGACCACACCGAGAAGACCACGCTGTTCCGCTTGCTGGATGCCGAGAAGAATGCCGGCGTGACCCTGACCGAGAGCTACGCCATGTGGCCGGGATCTTCCGTCTCCGGCCTCTATTTCAGCCATCCGGAAGCGTATTATTTCGGTGTGGCCAAGGTGGAGCGCGACCAGGTCGTCGACTATGCCGAGCGCAAGAACATGCCGGTGGCCGAGGTCGAACGCTGGCTTGGGCCAATCCTGAACTACATTCCGGGCCCCGCTATCGTGGCGGCGGAGTAA
- a CDS encoding septal ring lytic transglycosylase RlpA family protein, with product MTTPWRHAVRLVALATLIAPMIAACGGGIGPTVNRAAFGSEYGSASPRVTTNPNPPKGGGRYQVGRPYTVNGRTYTPAEQPDYAATGDASWYGADFHGRRTANGEIFSANAITGAHPTLPLPSYVRVTNQANGRSVIVRVNDRGPYMPGRIMDLSYRAATMLGYVNSGHTQIRAEYVGPAPLEGDDTRMLVASYSGPADFGGGNTQFAQADNTNSLADIAGNFFGSLFSYADTTPQEQDAAIGSAHAAVNAMATRATELDAWVQSVDMDARDIELGLGIFADQDNAIALAERFAVLGAVKEEAVTVNGRLATRLTLTHLKAGVSRIDVLDLARELGLNDLELN from the coding sequence GTGACGACCCCTTGGCGCCATGCCGTTCGCCTTGTCGCCCTCGCGACGCTCATCGCGCCCATGATCGCAGCGTGTGGCGGCGGGATTGGCCCCACCGTCAATCGCGCCGCGTTTGGTTCTGAATATGGCTCCGCGTCCCCGCGCGTCACGACCAATCCCAATCCTCCCAAGGGTGGGGGCCGCTACCAGGTTGGTCGGCCCTATACTGTCAACGGTCGCACCTATACGCCGGCCGAGCAGCCCGATTACGCCGCCACCGGCGATGCTTCCTGGTATGGCGCCGACTTCCATGGTCGCCGCACCGCCAATGGCGAAATCTTCTCCGCCAATGCCATTACCGGGGCGCATCCGACGCTGCCTCTGCCGTCATATGTGCGGGTGACCAACCAGGCCAACGGCCGTTCGGTGATCGTTCGGGTCAACGATCGTGGTCCCTACATGCCCGGTCGCATCATGGACCTCAGCTACCGCGCCGCCACCATGCTGGGTTATGTCAATAGCGGCCACACCCAGATCAGGGCTGAATATGTAGGTCCCGCGCCGCTCGAAGGCGACGATACCCGCATGCTGGTGGCTAGCTATTCCGGCCCCGCCGATTTCGGCGGCGGCAACACGCAGTTTGCCCAGGCCGACAACACCAACAGCCTTGCGGACATCGCGGGCAACTTCTTCGGCAGCCTGTTCTCCTATGCCGATACCACCCCGCAGGAGCAGGATGCAGCCATTGGCAGCGCCCATGCCGCGGTCAACGCCATGGCGACGCGCGCTACTGAGCTTGATGCCTGGGTTCAGTCTGTCGATATGGATGCGCGCGATATCGAGCTCGGGCTCGGCATTTTTGCTGACCAGGACAATGCCATCGCCCTGGCAGAGCGCTTTGCCGTGCTGGGCGCGGTGAAGGAGGAAGCGGTAACGGTCAACGGTCGGCTTGCGACGCGCTTGACCTTGACCCATCTCAAGGCCGGCGTATCACGCATAGATGTTCTCGACCTGGCTCGCGAACTTGGGCTCAATGATCTAGAACTGAACTGA
- a CDS encoding D-alanyl-D-alanine carboxypeptidase family protein, giving the protein MKKFLHSLAIALAMTAPALAQADFDTQAKFAILMDHDSGTVIFQKDADLPMEPASMAKLMTVAVVFNEIRNGRLRMTDQFFVSEHAWRTGGATSGGSTMFADLNSKIPVEDLVRSVIIQSGNDAAIVLAEGIAGSEGSFAAMMNELAEEIGLTDSHFTNPTGLPDPNMYVTARDLADLARYLIREFPDYYHYFSEPEMEWNGIKQPNRNSLVELGIGVDGLKTGHTEAAGYGSVISTAEGGRRLVAVLHGLTSMAQRAEEGRKLITWGARAFERVSAYPEGAIVAYASVYGGTSPSVGLVGEGEVALYLPRGSRKCLNAQVNYTGPLMPPVMEGDKIAELRVFCDEQLVQTAPLYAAETVEEGDIVRKATDALKQLALGWM; this is encoded by the coding sequence GTGAAGAAGTTTCTGCATAGTCTTGCGATCGCGCTGGCAATGACTGCGCCAGCGCTGGCTCAGGCGGATTTTGACACGCAGGCCAAGTTCGCCATTCTGATGGATCATGACTCCGGCACGGTGATCTTCCAGAAGGACGCCGACCTGCCCATGGAGCCGGCCAGCATGGCCAAGCTCATGACGGTTGCCGTGGTGTTCAACGAGATCCGCAACGGCCGCCTCAGGATGACCGACCAGTTCTTCGTGTCGGAACACGCGTGGCGGACGGGTGGCGCGACCTCGGGCGGCTCGACCATGTTCGCCGACCTCAATTCCAAGATTCCGGTAGAGGACCTGGTTCGTTCGGTCATCATCCAATCGGGCAACGATGCTGCGATCGTGCTGGCGGAAGGCATAGCAGGCTCGGAGGGCAGCTTTGCCGCCATGATGAATGAATTGGCGGAAGAGATCGGTCTGACCGATTCTCATTTCACCAACCCGACCGGGCTGCCTGACCCGAACATGTATGTTACCGCCCGCGATCTCGCCGACCTGGCGCGCTACCTGATCCGCGAATTTCCGGATTACTACCACTATTTCTCCGAGCCGGAGATGGAGTGGAATGGCATCAAGCAGCCCAACCGCAACTCGCTGGTGGAGCTGGGGATCGGCGTTGACGGACTCAAGACCGGCCATACGGAGGCGGCCGGCTACGGTTCAGTGATTTCGACTGCTGAAGGTGGTCGCCGGCTGGTCGCGGTGCTGCATGGCCTGACCTCGATGGCGCAGCGCGCCGAGGAAGGGCGGAAGCTCATCACCTGGGGCGCCCGGGCCTTCGAGCGCGTGTCGGCCTATCCCGAGGGCGCTATCGTCGCCTATGCCAGTGTCTATGGTGGCACCAGTCCAAGCGTTGGCCTGGTGGGCGAGGGCGAAGTGGCGCTTTATTTGCCCCGTGGATCGCGCAAGTGCCTCAATGCGCAGGTGAACTATACCGGCCCGCTGATGCCGCCCGTCATGGAAGGCGACAAGATCGCGGAGCTGCGGGTGTTCTGCGACGAACAGCTGGTCCAGACCGCGCCGCTCTATGCCGCCGAAACGGTCGAGGAGGGCGATATCGTCCGCAAGGCCACTGACGCCCTCAAGCAGCTGGCGCTGGGTTGGATGTAG
- the tmk gene encoding dTMP kinase — MLQQAPTSTATRARFITFEGGEGVGKSTQVKRLLQNLQRHDIAAVRTREPGGTPKAEAIRSFILQGRSESWGPGAEAVLFAAARLDHVNQLIAPNLRNGVWVLSDRFHDSTRAYQGLTGGVDPKLIAGLESLALDGHAPDLTIILDMDPEAAFKRVAERAIEDGLALTGDRFEKEELDWHKRLREGFLAIARDNPDRCVVISAAQSEEALEAAIWEAVCQRFPELLRGSQA; from the coding sequence ATGTTGCAACAGGCACCGACTTCTACAGCCACCCGCGCCCGTTTCATCACCTTCGAAGGTGGCGAAGGTGTCGGCAAATCCACCCAGGTCAAGCGTCTGCTGCAGAACCTGCAGCGGCATGACATCGCGGCCGTGCGCACCCGCGAGCCGGGCGGTACGCCCAAGGCCGAGGCCATCCGCTCCTTCATCCTGCAGGGTCGTTCGGAAAGCTGGGGACCGGGCGCCGAGGCCGTGTTGTTTGCCGCGGCGCGGCTCGATCACGTCAACCAGCTCATCGCGCCCAACCTGCGCAACGGTGTCTGGGTGCTGTCGGACCGTTTCCACGATTCAACGCGTGCCTATCAGGGGCTCACCGGGGGCGTCGATCCCAAGCTGATTGCCGGCCTTGAATCGCTGGCGCTGGATGGCCACGCGCCCGATCTCACCATCATTCTGGACATGGATCCCGAAGCCGCCTTCAAACGCGTGGCCGAGCGAGCCATCGAAGATGGCCTGGCGCTGACCGGCGATCGCTTTGAAAAGGAAGAGCTCGACTGGCATAAGCGTCTGCGCGAGGGCTTCCTGGCCATTGCACGAGACAATCCCGACCGCTGCGTCGTGATCTCGGCGGCGCAATCCGAAGAGGCGCTTGAGGCGGCGATCTGGGAGGCGGTCTGTCAGCGCTTCCCCGAATTGCTGCGCGGTTCGCAGGCGTGA
- a CDS encoding AAA family ATPase, with product MNDPDALEGIAPPEQRQRARGHDNARTAILAQLADRRLPGAILLHGPQGIGKATFAFELAATILTSTGDEPAHRVQEQVAALSHPNLFLLRRRPKDGKGYYTVIRVEDVRDIRDSLHHTRGRSGHRVAIIDSIDDCNPSAANALLKTLEEPPADTIFLLISHRPGQLLPTIKSRCHNLALRPVAADDVRAVLLEHDPALGQTELDRAVALAGGRPRRAFETLALEPDSALGALQAWLSNPAQHAAAVSMKLADVLGADTQSTELSFAREMLGDWIADEARSAAMQPQARMRLASANELWDKAHALFAEADEINLDMKQTLVAIFDAIRKHAAMTAPNSTEPQ from the coding sequence GTGAACGACCCGGATGCGCTTGAGGGGATTGCCCCGCCCGAACAGCGCCAACGGGCGCGCGGGCACGACAATGCGCGGACTGCCATTCTTGCCCAGTTGGCCGATCGACGGCTGCCCGGCGCCATCCTGCTGCATGGGCCGCAGGGCATCGGCAAGGCTACCTTCGCCTTTGAGCTTGCTGCAACCATCCTGACCAGCACCGGCGACGAGCCGGCGCATCGGGTGCAGGAGCAGGTGGCGGCCCTGTCACATCCGAATCTGTTCCTGCTGCGCCGTCGGCCCAAGGATGGCAAGGGCTACTACACCGTCATCCGCGTAGAAGACGTCCGCGATATCCGGGACTCGCTCCATCACACAAGGGGCCGGTCGGGGCACCGCGTCGCCATCATCGACAGCATCGACGATTGCAATCCGTCCGCCGCAAATGCGTTGCTCAAGACGCTGGAAGAACCGCCTGCGGACACGATCTTCCTCCTGATCTCGCACAGGCCGGGCCAGCTCCTGCCCACCATCAAGTCGCGGTGCCACAACCTGGCGCTCCGACCGGTCGCTGCCGACGACGTACGGGCCGTGCTGCTGGAGCATGATCCGGCCTTGGGGCAGACTGAGCTGGATCGTGCCGTGGCCTTGGCCGGCGGCAGACCACGGCGCGCCTTCGAGACGCTGGCGCTCGAGCCGGACTCTGCCTTGGGCGCCCTCCAGGCCTGGCTGTCGAACCCGGCTCAGCATGCCGCCGCCGTCAGCATGAAACTGGCCGATGTGCTTGGCGCCGATACCCAGAGCACCGAGCTCAGCTTTGCGCGCGAGATGTTGGGCGACTGGATTGCCGACGAGGCCCGCAGCGCCGCCATGCAGCCACAAGCCCGTATGCGCCTTGCCTCCGCCAACGAGCTATGGGACAAGGCTCACGCCCTCTTCGCCGAGGCCGATGAAATCAATCTGGACATGAAGCAGACCCTCGTCGCGATTTTCGACGCGATCAGGAAGCATGCTGCAATGACCGCCCCCAATTCTACCGAGCCCCAATGA
- the metG gene encoding methionine--tRNA ligase, translating into MTTKPFYVTTAISYPNGAPHIGHAYEMIATDAIARWKRLEGREVYFLTGTDEHGIKMVQTAAAQGVTPRELADRNSAEFRRLAEALNISNDDFIRTTEQRHHQSSQAIWKKMAASNNGDIFQSTYKGWYSVRDEAYFDEDELTDKDGKKFAPSGAEVTWVEEPTYFFRLSAYQQKLLDLYESNPDFIAPKERRNEIISFVKGGLQDLSISRTTFDWGIPVPDAPGHVMYVWVDALTNYITGVGFPDEASELFRKFWPADLHVIGKDIIRFHTVYWPAFLMSAGIAVQHRVFAHGFLTVNGQKMSKSLGNVIDPFELVEEFGVDAARYFFLREVSFGNDGDYSHDKLVLRVNADLANNLGNLAQRSLSMINKNCDAKVPQPGPLTDADQAMIDEVGQAIDAAQKAMDEQLVHEATGAIIAALSSANNYFAGQEPWALKKTDPERMATVLYVTADTVRRLAIPMLAFVPGSAARLLDQLGIEEADRTLSASKEPARLKPMLALPVPQGVFARLERKAE; encoded by the coding sequence ATGACCACCAAGCCGTTCTACGTCACCACAGCGATCTCGTATCCCAATGGCGCGCCGCATATCGGCCACGCCTATGAGATGATCGCGACCGACGCCATCGCCCGGTGGAAGCGCCTGGAGGGCCGCGAGGTCTACTTCCTTACCGGCACTGACGAGCATGGCATCAAGATGGTGCAGACGGCGGCCGCGCAGGGTGTGACGCCGCGTGAACTGGCCGACCGCAACTCCGCCGAGTTCCGCCGGCTGGCCGAAGCGCTCAATATATCCAACGACGACTTCATCCGGACCACCGAGCAGCGCCACCACCAATCGAGCCAGGCAATCTGGAAAAAGATGGCTGCCAGCAACAATGGCGACATCTTCCAGTCGACCTACAAGGGCTGGTACTCGGTTCGCGACGAGGCCTATTTCGACGAAGACGAGCTGACCGACAAGGATGGCAAGAAGTTTGCCCCTTCCGGCGCCGAGGTGACCTGGGTGGAAGAGCCCACCTACTTCTTCCGCCTCTCGGCCTATCAGCAGAAACTGCTCGACCTCTACGAGTCCAATCCCGACTTCATTGCGCCCAAGGAGCGCCGCAACGAGATCATCTCGTTCGTGAAGGGCGGGCTGCAGGACCTGTCCATCTCGCGCACCACCTTCGACTGGGGCATCCCGGTACCCGACGCGCCGGGCCATGTGATGTATGTCTGGGTCGACGCCCTGACCAACTACATCACCGGCGTCGGTTTCCCGGACGAAGCCAGCGAGCTGTTCCGCAAGTTCTGGCCGGCTGACCTCCATGTCATCGGCAAGGACATCATCCGCTTCCACACCGTCTATTGGCCCGCTTTCCTGATGAGCGCCGGCATCGCGGTGCAGCACCGCGTCTTTGCCCATGGCTTTCTCACGGTCAATGGCCAGAAGATGAGCAAATCGCTGGGCAACGTCATCGACCCGTTCGAGCTGGTCGAAGAATTCGGCGTTGACGCGGCGCGCTACTTCTTCCTGCGCGAAGTCTCGTTCGGCAATGACGGCGACTACAGCCACGACAAGCTCGTGTTGCGCGTCAATGCTGATCTCGCCAATAACCTCGGCAACCTCGCGCAGCGCTCGCTGTCGATGATCAACAAGAACTGCGATGCGAAAGTGCCGCAGCCCGGTCCGTTGACCGACGCCGACCAGGCGATGATCGACGAAGTGGGGCAGGCGATCGACGCGGCGCAGAAGGCAATGGATGAGCAACTTGTCCATGAGGCGACCGGCGCAATCATCGCGGCCCTGAGCTCGGCCAACAACTACTTCGCCGGGCAGGAGCCCTGGGCCCTGAAAAAAACCGACCCGGAGCGCATGGCGACCGTACTCTACGTTACGGCGGACACCGTACGTCGGCTCGCCATCCCCATGTTGGCCTTCGTACCGGGTTCAGCGGCCCGTTTGCTCGACCAGCTCGGCATCGAGGAGGCGGATCGCACGCTTTCCGCAAGCAAAGAGCCGGCACGCCTGAAGCCAATGCTTGCTCTGCCCGTGCCCCAAGGCGTGTTCGCGCGTCTCGAACGCAAGGCCGAATAG
- a CDS encoding TatD family hydrolase, with protein sequence MLIDSHCHLDFEALASDIDGVLARAAAAGVNGMVTISTHVEKFSTYAAIAERYPNVWCSVGTHPHHADQELHIQVDDLVRLSAHPRCIAIGEAGLDYFYDNAPREAQATGLRRHIAASRITGLPLVIHSRQCDDDMAAILVEEAGQGAFPFVLHCFTAGVGLARTALDLGGYISFSGIITFKNAEEIREVAKFVPADRYLVETDAPYLAPIPHRGHSNEPSFVRHTAEKLAEVRGVSLEQLGRETTTNFYRLFSKAGAV encoded by the coding sequence ATGTTGATCGACAGCCATTGCCACCTCGACTTCGAGGCTTTGGCCAGTGATATCGACGGCGTGCTCGCCCGCGCCGCGGCTGCCGGGGTCAACGGAATGGTGACGATTTCCACACATGTGGAGAAGTTTTCCACCTATGCCGCAATCGCGGAACGTTACCCGAACGTCTGGTGCTCGGTGGGGACACATCCGCACCACGCCGATCAGGAGCTCCATATTCAAGTAGATGATCTTGTTCGGCTAAGTGCCCATCCGCGCTGCATTGCGATCGGGGAAGCGGGGCTGGATTACTTCTACGACAACGCCCCGCGCGAGGCCCAGGCCACCGGCCTTCGGCGCCATATCGCCGCCTCGCGGATCACTGGTCTTCCACTGGTTATCCACAGCCGCCAATGCGATGATGACATGGCCGCGATCCTGGTGGAGGAAGCCGGGCAGGGCGCCTTTCCGTTCGTGCTCCATTGCTTCACCGCCGGCGTCGGCCTGGCGCGCACTGCGCTCGACCTGGGCGGCTACATTTCATTCTCCGGCATCATCACCTTCAAGAATGCCGAAGAGATCCGCGAGGTCGCCAAGTTCGTCCCCGCCGACCGCTATCTCGTTGAAACTGATGCACCTTATCTGGCGCCGATCCCGCATCGCGGTCATTCGAACGAGCCCAGCTTCGTGCGCCACACAGCCGAGAAGCTGGCCGAGGTGCGCGGGGTAAGCCTCGAGCAGCTCGGTCGGGAAACCACCACCAACTTCTACCGGCTGTTCAGCAAAGCGGGCGCGGTCTGA
- a CDS encoding MBL fold metallo-hydrolase, with translation MPAAARIIATILGCGSSGGVPRIGNVWGACDPDEPRNRRRRCALLIEGWAEEWGEPTRVLIDTGPDIREQLLDAQVDRVDAVLYTHAHADHIHGIDDLRVLALHNRKRVDVYYTAETGHRLHEAFGYCFSTPPGSDYPPILNGHEVSAGQRLVVDGPGGSIDLLAFGQEHGNITSLGFRIQDFAYSVDLSGFPEQSFPAISGLALWILDALRPTPHPSHLSLPETLAWIARFNPRQAVLSDMHIDLDYARTEAETPANVTPAFDGMRIDVKTGQILNR, from the coding sequence ATGCCAGCGGCCGCGCGGATAATCGCGACCATCCTCGGCTGCGGATCATCCGGCGGCGTGCCGCGGATCGGCAATGTCTGGGGCGCCTGCGACCCCGATGAACCGCGGAACCGGCGCCGCCGCTGCGCCTTGCTGATCGAAGGATGGGCAGAAGAGTGGGGTGAACCCACCCGTGTTCTCATCGACACCGGCCCCGATATCCGCGAGCAGTTGCTCGATGCCCAGGTCGATCGGGTCGACGCCGTGCTCTATACCCACGCGCATGCCGATCATATCCACGGCATCGACGACCTGCGGGTTCTGGCCCTCCATAACCGCAAGCGGGTAGACGTCTACTATACGGCCGAAACCGGCCACCGGCTGCATGAAGCCTTCGGCTACTGTTTCTCCACGCCACCCGGTAGCGACTACCCCCCGATCCTGAATGGCCACGAGGTCAGCGCCGGGCAGCGCCTTGTCGTCGATGGGCCCGGCGGCAGCATCGACCTGCTGGCCTTCGGGCAGGAGCATGGCAACATCACCTCGCTCGGCTTCCGAATCCAGGACTTCGCGTATTCGGTCGACCTCTCCGGTTTCCCCGAACAGTCCTTTCCAGCCATAAGCGGCCTCGCCCTCTGGATCCTGGATGCCCTGCGTCCTACGCCGCATCCAAGCCACCTGAGCCTGCCCGAAACGCTCGCGTGGATCGCGCGCTTTAACCCGCGACAGGCGGTGCTCAGCGACATGCATATCGACCTGGATTACGCGCGCACCGAAGCTGAGACGCCCGCCAATGTGACACCGGCCTTCGACGGTATGCGGATCGACGTGAAGACAGGGCAGATTCTAAACCGCTGA